The Rhodothermales bacterium DNA segment AGGGATGAAGAAGTCATAAAGGCCGCCGATAATCACGGTGTAGCGATGGTCTTCACGGGTCGAAGACATTTCCGTCACTGAAACCGGTTGCGCCCCAAGTAGTCTTACAGGCACCCACCGCCGATTCATCCCCGTAGTCCTAGCATGGGAATCTTCAATTTTGCCACCGATGCGGCCATTGACCTTGGTACGGCCAACACCCTGATCTATATCAAGGGTCGAGGTATCGTTCTCAATGAGCCCAGTATCGTCGCTCTTCATCGCTCAACGCGCAAAGTGATTGCCATTGGTCACGAAGCCCAGCAGATGCATGAGCGGACACACCGTGAAATCGAGACCGTATGGCCTCTCAAGGATGGTGTAATCGCCGATTTTGAGGTCGCCGAGCAACTGATTCGGGGGCTTATTCGCAAGGTCCAGAACAGTTGGATCACGTCCATTCGTCGGATGGTCATCTGTGTGCCGAGTGGTATCACGGAAGTCGAAAAGCGTGCAGTTCGGGACTCGGCAGAACACTCAGGCGCACGGCAGGTGTACCTGATCGACGAGCCGATGGCCGCCGCCGTGGGCATCGGACTCAATGTCCAGGAGCCGGTCGGCAACATGATCGTCGACATTGGAGGAGGCACTACGGAGATCGCGGTCATCGCCCTCTCCGGAATTGTGATAGACGAATCGATCCGAACGGGGGGCAATGAGCTCGACAGCGCCATCGTCCAGTACTTCAAGAGAAATCATAACCTCCTGATCGGCCAGCGCACAGCCGAGCGTATCAAGTGCGAAGTCGGGAGTGCCGTTGAACTCGATCCGGAGCTCGAAGTCTCTGTGAAAGGCCGAGACCTTGTAAGCGGTATCCCGAAGATCCGCACCATTTCTTCGGAAGATGTGCGCGAGGCATTGCGGGAATCCGTAAGCCAGATCGCCGCCGCCGTGATTCGCTGTCTCGAACGAACGCCACCCGAACTCGGGTCGGACATTCTTGAGCGCGGGATCATGCTTACTGGAGGTGGTGCGCTCCTGAAGGGGCTGGACACCCTAATTCGCAATCGGGTCGATCTTCCCGTCTACATCGCCGAAGATCCCCTTACGGCTGTCGTACGCGGTACGGGTGCAGTCCTTGAGGACCTGGAAAAGCACAGCCGCGTTCTTTCGTAGACGATAACCGGCAAAGCCCGACGGAACATGATCAAGCTATGGGACAGGATCGGCGACTGGGTCATCCTGTTCTGCCTTCTGGTCATTTCGGCTCTTCTTCTGCTCTCGCGAAACGAGCCGGCCGTGCGCGGCCTGCGAGCGAGGTCACTGGAAGCGGCGGCTACCATCGAAAACAAGGCCGCATGGATCGGGGACTATCTGACGGCCCTCGAGGAGAACAGCCAACTCCGATCCGACAACATCCGGCTCTCCAGCCAGCTCGCCCGTTCCCGCGAAGCCGCGATCGAAAACGACCGGCTGCGACGACTCATCGGCCTGCGTGATACCATCGGCACACCAACTCTGGCGGCCGAAGTCGTATCCAAGGTCCTAACACGACAACGGAATCTGTTCACGATTGCCGTCGGGCGTCGCGACGGAGTCGAGGCCGACATGGCGGTGGTTGACGATCGCGGAATTATCGGCAAAGTGGTCCTGGTAAGTAATCGGTTTGCGCGGGTGATGCCATATCTGAACACAGAGCTGCGAATCCCGGCTAAAGTTCAGCCAAGCGGTACACCCGGCATCGTGCGCTGGGATGGTGACCGCCGCGACCGGCTCATCATGGAACATGTCGTCAAGACCGAACCGGTCGAACGGGGACACCTTGTCGTTGCCAGTGGATTCTCGCAGGTCTTCCCGAAGGGCTACCCCATCGGTCGGATTGACTCCGTGCTCGTCCGGCCCGGTCGCATCGAACTTATTCTTTTTGTCTCTCCGATGTCGGACATTGAAAAGGCAGAGCATGTATTCGTTCTGCTGAACCGGCCAG contains these protein-coding regions:
- a CDS encoding rod shape-determining protein: MGIFNFATDAAIDLGTANTLIYIKGRGIVLNEPSIVALHRSTRKVIAIGHEAQQMHERTHREIETVWPLKDGVIADFEVAEQLIRGLIRKVQNSWITSIRRMVICVPSGITEVEKRAVRDSAEHSGARQVYLIDEPMAAAVGIGLNVQEPVGNMIVDIGGGTTEIAVIALSGIVIDESIRTGGNELDSAIVQYFKRNHNLLIGQRTAERIKCEVGSAVELDPELEVSVKGRDLVSGIPKIRTISSEDVREALRESVSQIAAAVIRCLERTPPELGSDILERGIMLTGGGALLKGLDTLIRNRVDLPVYIAEDPLTAVVRGTGAVLEDLEKHSRVLS
- the mreC gene encoding rod shape-determining protein MreC, which codes for MIKLWDRIGDWVILFCLLVISALLLLSRNEPAVRGLRARSLEAAATIENKAAWIGDYLTALEENSQLRSDNIRLSSQLARSREAAIENDRLRRLIGLRDTIGTPTLAAEVVSKVLTRQRNLFTIAVGRRDGVEADMAVVDDRGIIGKVVLVSNRFARVMPYLNTELRIPAKVQPSGTPGIVRWDGDRRDRLIMEHVVKTEPVERGHLVVASGFSQVFPKGYPIGRIDSVLVRPGRIELILFVSPMSDIEKAEHVFVLLNRPDQERTQIEAESTF